NNNNNNNNNNNNNNNNNNNNNNNNNNNNNNNNNNNNNNNNNNNNNNNNNNNNNNNNNNNNNNNNNNNNNNNNNNNNNNNNNNNNNNNNNNNNNNNNNNNNNNNNNNNNNNNNNNNNNNNNNNNNNNNNNNNNNNNNNNNNNNNNNNNNNNNNNNNNNNNNNNNNNNNNNNNNNNNNNNNNNNNNNNNNNNNNNNNNNNNNNNNNNNNNNNNNNNNNNNNNNNNNNNNNNNNNNNNNNNNNNNNNNNNNNNNNNNNNNNNNNNNNNNNNNNNNNNNNNNNNNNNNNNNNNNNNNNNNNNNNNNNNNNNNNNNNNNNNNNNNNNNNNNNNNNNNNNNNNNNNNNNNNNNNNNNNNNNNNNNNNNNNNNNNNNNNNNNNNNNNNNNNNNNNNNNNNNNNNNNNNNNNNNNNNNNNNNNNNNNNNNNNNNNNNNNNNNNNNNNNNNNNNNNNNNNNNNNNNNNNNNNNNNNNNNNNNNNNNNNNNNNNNNNNNNNNNNNNNNNNNNNNNNNNNNNNNNNNNNNNNNNNNNNNNNNNNNNNNNNNNNNNNNNNNNNNNNNNNNNNNNNNNNNNNNNNNNNNNNNNNNNNNNNNNNNNNNNNNNNNNNNNNNNNNNNNNNNNNNNNNNNNNNNNNNNNNNNNNNNNNNNNNNNNNNNNNNNNNNNNNNNNNNNNNNNNNNNNNNNNNNNNNNNNNNNNNNNNNNNNNNNNNNNNNNNNNNNNNNNNNNNNNNNNNNNNNNNNNNNNNNNNNNNNNNNNNNNNNNNNNNNNNNNNNNNNNNNNNNNNNNNNNNNNNNNNNNNNNNNNNNNNNNNNNNNNNNNNNNNNNNNNNNNNNNNNNNNNNNNNNNNNNNNNNNNNNNNNNNNNNNNNNNNNNNNNNNNNNNNNNNNNNNNNNNNNNNNNNNNNNNNNNNNNNNNNNNNNNNNNNNNNNNNNNNNNNNNNNNNNNNNNNNNNNNNNNNNNNNNNNNNNNNNNNNNNNNNNNNNNNNNNNNNNNNNNNNNNNNNNNNNNNNNNNNNNNNNNNNNNNNNNNNNNNNNNNNNNNNNNNNNNNNNNNNNNNNNNNNNNNNNNNNNNNNNNNNNNNNNNNNNNNNNNNNNNNNNNNNNNNNNNNNNNNNNNNNNNNNNNNNNNNNNNNNNNNNNNNNNNNNNNNNNNNNNNNNNNNNNNNNNNNNNNNNNNNNNNNNNNNNNNNNNNNNNNNNNNNNNNNNNNNNNNNNNNNNNNNNNNNNNNNNNNNNNNNNNNNNNNNNNNNNNNNNNNNNNNNNNNNNNNNNNNNNNNNNNNNNNNNNNNNNNNNNNNNNNNNNNNNNNNNNNNNNNNNNNNNNNNNNNNNNNNNNNNNNNNNNNNNNNNNNNNNNNNNNNNNNNNNNNNNNNNNNNNNNNNNNNNNNNNNNNNNNNNNNNNNNNNNNNNNNNNNNNNNNNNNNNNNNNNNNNNNNNNNNNNNNNNNNNNNNNNNNNNNNNNNNNNNNNNNNNNNNNNNNNNNNNNNNNNNNNNNNNNNNNNNNNNNNNNNNNNNNNNNNNNNNNNNNNNNNNNNNNNNNNNNNNNNNNNNNNNNNNNNNNNNNNNNNNNNNNNNNNNNNNNNNNNNNNNNNNNNNNNNNNNNNNNNNNNNNNNNNNNNNNNNNNNNNNNNNNNNNNNNNNNNNNNNNNNNNNNNNNNNNNNNNNNNNNNNNNNNNNNNNNNNNNNNNNNNNNNNNNNNNNNNNNNNNNNNNNNNNNNNNNNNNNNNNNNNNNNNNNNNNNNNNNNNNNNNNNNNNNNNNNNNNNNNNNNNNNNNNNNNNNNNNNNNNNNNNNNNNNNNNNNNNNNNNNNNNNNNNNNNNNNNNNNNNNNNNNNNNNNNNNNNNNNNNNNNNNNNNNNNNNNNNNNNNNNNNNNNNNNNNNNNNNNNNNNNNNNNNNNNNNNNNNNNNNNNNNNNNNNNNNNNNNNNNNNNNNNNNNNNNNNNNNNNNNNNNNNNNNNNNNNNNNNNNNNNNNNNNNNNNNNNNNNNNNNNNNNNNNNNNNNNNNNNNNNNNNNNNNNNNNNNNNNNNNNNNNNNNNNNNNNNNNNNNNNNNNNNNNNNNNNNNNNNNNNNNNNNNNNNNNNNNNNNNNNNNNNNNNNNNNNNNNNNNNNNNNNNNNNNNNNNNNNNNNNNNNNNNNNNNNNNNNNNNNNNNNNNNNNNNNNNNNNNNNNNNNNNNNNNNNNNNNNNNNNNNNNNNNNNNNNNNNNNNNNNNNNNNNNNNNNNNNNNNNNNNNNNNNNNNNNNNNNNNNNNNNNNNNNNNNNNNNNNNNNNNNNNNNNNNNNNNNNNNNNNNNNNNNNNNNNNNNNNNNNNNNNNNNNNNNNNNNNNNNNNNNNNNNNNNNNNNNNNNNNNNNNNNNNNNNNNNNNNNNNNNNNNNNNNNNNNNNNNNNNNNNNNNNNNNNNNNNNNNNNNNNNNNNNNNNNNNNNNNNNNNNNNNNNNNNNNNNNNNNNNNNNNNNNNNNNNNNNNNNNNNNNNNNNNNNNNNNNNNNNNNNNNNNNNNNNNNNNNNNNNNNNNNNNNNNNNNNNNNNNNNNNNNNNNNNNNNNNNNNNNNNNNNNNNNNNNNNNNNNNNNNNNNNNNNNNNNNNNNNNNNNNNNNNNNNNNNNNNNNNNNNNNNNNNNNNNNNNNNNNNNNNNNNNNNNNNNNNNNNNNNNNNNNNNNNNNNNNNNNNNNNNNNNNNNNNNNNNNNNNNNNNNNNNNNNNNNNNNNNNNNNNNNNNNNNNNNNNNNNNNNNNNNNNNNNNNNNNNNNNNNNNNNNNNNNNNNNNNNNNNNNNNNNNNNNNNNNNNNNNNNNNNNNNNNNNNNNNNNNNNNNNNNNNNNNNNNNNNNNNNNNNNNNNNNNNNNNNNNNNNNNNNNNNNNNNNNNNNNNNNNNNNNNNNNNNNNNNNNNNNNNNNNNNNNNNNNNNNNNNNNNNNNNNNNNNNNNNNNNNNNNNNNNNNNNNNNNNNNNNNNNNNNNNNNNNNNNNNNNNNNNNNNNNNNNNNNNNNNNNNNNNNNNNNNNNNNNAAATTCTGCTAGCCCCCCAATTGTGCTAGGAATATCACCAGATAACCGATTCATTGATAGATTCATTTTGATCAGTGCCTTCATATTTCCAATTTGGAAGGACAAAGAACCATTGAGATAATTCATGGACAAGTCAAGCTCCAACAGATTATTAAGAGTCCACAAGCTTTTTGGTACGCTAGATGTTGGATTGTTGGAGTTTAAATAAAGATATCTCAATGAAGAAATGCTCCCTATGCAGTCAGGCACTTTGCTAGACAGCCTATTGCTTGCCAAAATTAAGTATGCTAAGTTGGGAATATGACAAAACTCACTTGGAATTGGTCCTTGTATCTTGTTATCTCTAAAACTTATCCGCTGAATATTTAGTAAACTTGAGATGGAACTTGGGATTGATCCTGTCAAGCCATTGCTTCCTAAGTTTACGTAATCCAAGTTGCTCAAGTTGCCTAGTGACTTGGGAATTTCACCTCCAATTCCACAATGAAACATATGAATTTCTTCAAGAGATTTGGAAAGATTTCCAATAGACACTGGAAGATTTCCATTCAGTGGATTTTCATCTAGCCACAACAATCTCAAATACCTGCAATTTCCTATAAAACTGAAGAAGCTCATGTCTCCAGACACAGTAAATTTGTTTCCTGAAAGATCTAAGAGTTCTAGGAACCTTAGGTTACCAAGAGAATCAGGAATTGCACCAATAAATTTATTCCCTGACAAGTCTAGACTCTTCAATTTAGAGGCATTGGAAAGAGTTGGCAATATTATTCCAGTGGATTTGTTGTTCCCAAGATAAAGCGCTTGAAGATTGGGTAACGTAACACCTAAAGTGGAAGGAAGAATGCCCGAAAAGCCATTACCTTCTATGGATATTTCTCTAAGAGCTGAAATGTTGGAGAGCTCCTGTGGGAGGGGATCTCTTAAACTATTTTCACTCAAGTATAGCATCTCCAATTTTGAAAGGTCACCAATCCCATGAGGTATAACCCCTGACAAAAACCAATTTAGGCAACAAGTTAAatgagaagaaagaagaaaaccaATTCAATTGAGGAATACATACAtagatacatatatacataataaTATACACACATGTATGTGTGtttgtctatatatatatagtgagATAAAAGCAAAATCATATATAGTTGTGGGATAGTTACAGTGCAGAATGGGAGTAATAATGAAgactttttgttttcctttcaagaCTTACAATATTGGTTCATGATTGAGCTGTCAAAGCAACTTTATATTTtagtaaaaggaaaaatggttAGAACAACTTTATCTGATACGAACTTAATGTTAATCAAAATATCAACAAACTTATAGTGCATTTTTAATACTGCACAATTCTAAAGACCTTTTAATGTTATTATGGGAATTATTCTCTCACCATTTCAATAATTGATTGTCACGTCACTGAACAGTTAAAAAGGTTGCTGAATGGTACTTAGAATTATGGCAATCGGGTCCGTTTCGGGTTGACGGGTCGGGTTGAGACCCGGGTATAACAGAAAATCCGCTGATCCGAACCTGACCCGGCAACCCGAAACAAGTCAGGATACCGgacccgaacccgaaaatttcgggttggcgggtcaacctaaaatgacccgaaacttaattttaatttattaatgtaccactataatttctaataaaaccaatttcatacaagactaattacataatcaaataataaaaatttaaataaacatcccaaaccaaatctaaaataaattaaaacaccgtaaaagtgttttatcccaaatcaaatataaagtaaattaaaacagtataaaagtaaaaaataatataatacattatttgtccaaatataataatttcaatttcacacaagttaaataaattcatttaggattaagtgattaatgcctttggaaaaaaagaataacttagtttagttcgataaaataattttatgtttattaaataatttttaattcataaactggttatcgggtcatatcaggtcacccacgggttgacccgaattCGACCCATTTTCTTTTCGGGTCTATCGGGTTCGGCCCGATTCTGAAGAGTTTGAAGAGTCATTTCAATTCTTTCAGACGTCCGGTGATGATGCTCTTCGTCCGATATGATTTTTCTATGTCTGTCCTGtctatcggacgtctggtattaccattgtgagcgtccgacagctttcaacttcttttttcttctttcaattgctttTTGAATCAAATTTCTTCAGAGTTGAAAAGCTTTCTCATTGAAAacatattagtattatccaattattttgtaagTATCAAAAAATTGGGATCAAGATCatcattctccccctttttgaggATGACAAAACAATTAATGGATGATATTCTGAAAAAATGTGAGTAAAAAACTCtcccttacacatagcatctATAACCAAATCAAAGTCATTCAGTACCAATATGAGTAAAGCCATGAGCAAAGTAATTGTCatcaaaaactcccccttacacatagtATCCATAACTAATTCAACATCATTCAGTAATTTCTcctcctttttgtcatcataaaatcagaaaataattgccatcaaaagtaacatcatTAGCtaacatcaaaatcaatcaatgGCAACCATCACCAGCCAAATATCAACAGaaaaataatatcaaaagatatgaatgaACATCAATGATACCAACATTCATATCAATCAAAATTCATTAATGGTAACATTCAAAAACGTCAAAAAAAACACAGTACTGAACATCAAAACatattacaaaagaaaaactgaaaatgcatcctaatatgaagtgcaaaataccCTAGAGTACTGTCGGATGCCCGTTCATCAAATACCGGACGTTCGGTAAAGCttgattgaaaaagaaatttagaTAGTCTTTTTCAAAACGcccaattttgtccttaaaaataTAAACTGATCCAAAAGTAAAGCTTTTGTAAGAATATCAGTAATTTGATCTTTCGAACAAATATATTTTACACAAATTTCATCATATTAGATAAGatcacgaatgaaatgatgctttatgtctatgtgcttTATCCTAGAGTATTGAATGGGACtctttgtcaaatttatggcactcgtgttatcacaatacataggtACACAGTCATACACTAGTCCAAAGTTATTTAAGGTATGTTTCATCCaagcaattatcaagaaaatgacaagtaccactagtactttttctatctatcctaCACCCACTAAAATCAGCATCCAAAAATCACATAAGGCAAATTCATGATATTTAGGATATCAAAGACCATAATTCAAGGTTCCCatcaaatatctaaaaattcttttaacagcatttaaaTGAGATTCTTTAGGGCAAGATTGAAAACGAGCGCACAAGCAAACggcaaacataatatcgggtctacttgtggttaaataaagtaagctACCaatcatacttctatatttctTCTCATCAATTTTCGTACCTtgttcatctttgtcaagttttgtgaATGCACACATAGGCGTTCCAACTTGTTTCGAATCTACCATTCCGAATCTTTTGAGAAGTTCCTTTATATACTTTGCTTGATTAATAAATGTACCCTCTTGAGTTTGAAACACTCGGAATCCAAGAAAGAAATTTAACTCttccatcatactcatttcaaattcattttgtatAATAGtaaaaaaatccttgcataaaCATTCATTAGTAGcatgaaaaataatatcatccaTATATATTTGCACGATAAGAAGATCATTAGAgttttgtttagtgaaaagagtggtaTCCACAATACCCTTTTTAAAATCATTCTCAACAAAAAAACTATCCACTCTTTAAAACCATTCTCAACTAAGAGTTTTGAGTTCTTGAcagttagtatcatgtctaactatccacatgtaTTTTATGCAtcttctcatgttctttctcacataacaatcacttttcatgtgacttTTTTGACAACATAAACTACACATaatcaaagagttatttacatgaaaaaGTTTAATAGATCGTACTTCTCTTCTCTTATGAATAGTAAATTCATTTGCACCAGAATTTAACTTCTTTTCATGAGTGCCAAAATGAGATTTTGATCTATTTCATTGaaaacaattttattttttatgttagagaaactcatttagattatccattcttcttttcaaatcaccttgtttcTCTTTGAATATTTCACaaaatcttgtttttctatcaaacttaTTTTATAGATCAATCTCACCTTTTTTcaaataatcattttcaatttttacttttttattttttgaaaaagatgtGCATTGttttgaagaagaaaactaattttgtattttaattccttgtttcgagcataagattctttcaaactatcatgcaatttttcaataaaggattcaagatcatcatcagtttcatcatcactttcaagtTGAGGGgtacaagttgttacctcattaTTTTCCATGGCCATAAAAGTcatttgagcagattcttcttcctcctctaTTTCAACATCGGAGTTGCACTAATTGCATGTGAATTGGaagttgaattttggttttctttcaactcttccttctttcttcttattCATTGGATACTCACTCATGTAATGTCCAAATTGgccgcattcatagcatttgtcaccttactttttgttggcctcttgttttcctttgtttcttgcattgttgaattgattggaATTTGAATTGGTAgatcctccttttctgaatctccttttgttgaggattctcttaaaactttttgtgatgaaaGCAAGGTCATTATCATCAACATCCATATCTTTACCATCCAATGAAAccgagtcatcttcatcttgagatgcttttagagcaaaactcctttttacttttgcatctttttcttcttgtaccttggtcttaagtttcaactcataagaagttaaagagtttataagagattcaataggcattgaattcaaatttttcgCCTCTTCAATAGCATTCACTTTACTCTCTCAATCTTTAGACAAAGTATttaagatttttctatttttttctcctaagtattccttttccagaacgtctaaatccttaataacatcattaaatctacaatacattttatcaatatttttatgaggttccatcttaaatgactcatatttagtaaccaATATAGATTTCTTTtattctctaacattctcactgccttcatgaatttctctcaatttGTCCCAAATCTCTTTAGCAAACTTACAGTTTTTGAccctaatagattcatttgagtctaaaataCTATATAACATATTCataacttttgcatttaaggtgagatgtgataagagtatattttacgtatttttagtgtgctttattagttagttttggtgtattttatttaattttataaataattaactaagattctagtgaaaatatgcattttgtggtttaaagtgtgaaaattgcatttctatgaatttttatgataaaaattttatattttacaggtttattgattcaatcatcaaaagCATTGAGAatataatttgatgattgatgatggattaaagtgataaaaataaaatatgaagtgtgaaagaagaaatgcaattaaaaTCAAAAGGAAGCAAGATGTTCAGTTTTGACACGTTtttgtattttggctatatcttgaatTACATACAttggattgggatgattctcgaaccatttttgaagctaagagatagatctacatttagTATGAAcgcatcaaagtccaattcggctgttttcctggtcaaaatgtcaaaatacagaagtaaaagtctgctgttgagagctgaaaacgcggaattgaccagtcagtggtatttttattatattttggtTCTCAgaactccaaattggatgattcttaagGCATTTGACAGCTATTTCAATtgactacaacttctatgtttcgCACAAGAGTCAATTCAGCCgccatcatagagaaaatagcagttgaagtagccagattctggtcagaaatagCTGTTCTCCActggtacaacctgttttctccttcaatAATTTACAGTTATGGATGAACGTATGACAACCAATTAacagctgtaaaagggatgtttcaagcctcatttcctgattgcattcatctatatatagccatggagTTGCAAGATTCAAATGAACTTGGGAGAaagctagagaaactcaccagaaatgtagttttcactagagtttccttagttcattagtatagtataagtagagtagtttatccatcttgtatttgtagttagatttggatgaagattgaggagcaaagatggagaggttgatctcatgtgacaagggtgatatctcttctactactttctctcttgtgttggatttcatgtttaattataatacaagttggctttgtgtttttatcatgtttagttaaagtttatgcctagagtatggatgaactttctatattttgttagtgatgtttatttggttatttggtgatattattttgatcaaattatttatcacttttaattttctaatcataattaattggccattaattgtgattatctaaaagtattaaatttgcaatgagaattggaatttaacactagtccaaagaagtgataaacctagggagtacactcacgagagtagaggtgcacctatgtggtttaaGTGACttgttcatgtaatttcataaaagaaatgaacttgtatttaattcataaccacgagagtaggtatgatttatttacaagtatagttgattcactacgaaaataggtttcacatacataaggaaattacgccataactagccaagataataacattcactGAACCGGTATTCTCATTTGCAAGATTAGTAAGAAATTCCATATCTCAAGAAACTTTCTAGtgttaattttattacttttacttcatgcttatagtctaaataataaaggagttcgaaaatcaCTGGTAGTTGCAATCTTCTCTGTGGAATCGATTCTTAATATcttatactcgctcacgattcgtatacttgcgataaatcgtgtgtggggtatttagaaatttataaatgtaaaacttgatagGGATGAgtttaatattatatgtataccccgcacACGTCAAGATGAGCTCTATTCTCTGCAgtcaattcattttttgtttttggtcttgatctatgagtattttcatcttctATTGAGGCATCATATGaaccttcattaacaataaatcacagttcaatgtcaattgattgcaagaaaataactattctctctttccaactcacataatttaaCCCATaaacattggaggtctagtTACAGATTGCCGTTCAAAAAACATGACATTGTTGATTGTCATCTTCGCTCCTAAGCTGCTTGAGTTTAATCGCCAGGAgaccaagttctgataccaatttttAGCcccgaaaacaacctaagaggggggtgaattaggttgattaaagaAACTACTCaggttatgggcactttttgctcaatatgaaatttaccctattttttaAGTGATCACAgaatgaatcaatcaataaagGAGCAATATCACTtaagagaagtagaagagatatgcaATTTAAGGTTCACAAGATgataaataaaaagagaagaattgcaaaccaattgactaccagaCTCCTCTTGAACTCGAAGATCAATTCAcaaaacaagtttcttcaagttgatgaaatacaaccaatcttgtttACAAAGGAATgctcacttccttcttgccccaagcatcactcggtcaagttaggaagttttacaatcccTCAAgataaccctcacagagctacactattgaagtattcactcgcaaatgaaaaacttacaaaAAACCTTACTCCACAAagaatacaaatgttccttgaaaaatattttctcactaaaactactcttgatCTTTTGTATTCTCAGTGTACAAAAGTTATTTTGAAGTTTTTGACCATACTCTActtataggagaccaagaaagtaaTTCATTAaaacttccaacggatagaagctagctgaaaagtcaactagtcattgggagtatcggacgtccgatatttcTGATGTTTGCGTCCGAAAGCAGGcagagagtttgaaaaatcttttcaattttttcggacgtccggtacttccgatGCTTGGGTCCGAAAGTGGGCAGAGAGTTTGAAGAGtcatttcaattctttcggacgtccaatgATGATGTTCTTCGTCTgatatgatttttctgtgtCTGCCTTGTCTATCGACGTCCGGTATTGCCATTGTGAGCATCTGACGTCTTTTgacttcctttttcttctttcaattgctttTTGAATCAAATTTCTTCAGAGCTGAAAAGCTTTATCATTGAAAACATATTagtattattcaattattttgTAAGCATAAAAAAACCGGGATCAAGATCATCAGAAACAAATGATAAGGAATCCAATTCGAATTAGGAAATAATAAACTGCTAGATTCCTTTTCTTTAATGCACCCGTGTACTCCCCTTTAATTGGCAaccaaaatctggaaatttttaggATGTTTTCAACTGAATTTTGttgttacaatttttttttttttataaaaaaaagcaacaagaaactaatgatgatacaAGGAAAATTTTGGCGACTAGGGTTCCGTCAAGTAACCCGATTAGGGTTTGACTTTCTTTGATGAATTTTTGTTCAAGAACCCAAGAAACAAGCAAGATATTCaagatttttgagaaaatttttgttttaatcaagaatttcaagCACGGTCAAGAATTATTCAATAGTTTCTTCAAGAAATACACGGACAGCTATGAATTTCCAAGttttctttcaagaactttTCAAGAACTAGTTTATGGCTTCAAGAACTTTAGGATTGCTGTTTTATCAATCAAGAAACTCAAAAAATCCAAGAACTtaattcaagaattcaagaaacaatgCAAATCAGATTCGAACAGCCTACACAATTCAAGAATTCGACAACAAAACTCCAAGAACCCAAAAGACACTTTGGATGTACCACCAGTTTTTTTAACGAGAATCAAAACTAGAAGATTAAAAATGAACCAAGAAATACCAAATAGGAATTAACAAGGATTAACATACAAAGAAACAAGAAACCCTAGACACtaaaacaaaacagaaaaaacaaGGGATATACATGATACCTCTTCAACTAACTCTGATACCGACTGATGAACTCTATATGAGACTAGAACCTAGAAGATTGATAGGTAATACATTGGAAAGATAGAGTTGAGAACGACACAAGGAACCACTTGAGTATCGAACCAACGATAGAAAGACGTCACGATTGAATGCGTTTCTTAATCAATCAGTCTTTGATCACCTTAGGAATAGCACTAAGATGTCAAATTTAGCTTTTGCAAGCCATGGAAGAGGGCAACGCCCAATAGCAAATTTGTTggaaatttctcaaatctctatCCTTTCTTGAATGAAAGAAAATACAACTATAAATAACCCTACTAATATGCAAGATAGGTTGGACTAAGACTTGACCCAATGAACTACTCTAATATGGACTTAATTTCAGACCTAAGGGAAACCATAAGGCTGGCCGAAACTAACCCCTTCCAAACTAAACAATCCGGCTCACTAAATATGGCCTAACCATCTAATTCGGATACAGCTCAACATGAGATTTTGGATCGACTTTATTCCTACTAATTTAACTAAAATATCCAGCAGCATACTGCTAACAACTTGACATTAAAATTTGGCCTGCTTGAGCTTCAATGGACAGCCCATACAAACTCCACCTCGCATCAAGCAATTTATAGCATTTAACTTCACAAATTGACTGCAAAACAATATGAAACATcttcaaaaatatcacaaaattaGCCCTTACCACAATGCATTTTCTTTTGAGCAAATTCCTTGTAAAATTTGTGCTTAATGATGAAAACTTGTGTTTATCTTCCTAAAAGGAGTTTTCAGATCTAAGCTCGAAGCTTGAACCCACAACCATCTCCACTAAATTGTTCTTTCTCTTTGATATGTTGAACTCATCTCCCATTATCAACTGAAACAACCTCCAATGAACAGAGTTTGATTTTTGGATAAGTTCCTTTCATATTTTTGCTACTTTAACTTTAATTCCTGCTGCTTCCTATTTTGTATAGCAACATTTATAGTCTTCAGATCTTGCTTTAAACCTTTAGGAACCCAGACCTTTTGAGGTTTAAGAGGACATTTGAAAGGAGTATgcttaaattttctaaaatggctaCAATTAGGTGAGTCAATTTGTAATACAACTTCCGGATGAGCCATTAATTTCGATTAGAGTACTACAGTCTTTTTTGGATACTATactgataaaattaaaatttaccgTTAGATTTGGAATAAGAGTTACAAACCCTTAGATAATTTCAAGAGTTTAAATCATTAGATGTGCAAAATATAATTGGTTTAGAATCATTGATACAGTACGCAAAAGAGATGGTagtaattttccaattttgataCGTTGACACAATGTATCGTATCACTGAAAAAGCCTAATTTGCTCGAGGTCATTCTATCAGAATACAAAGGCTTTCGTATGTATATGAT
This portion of the Coffea eugenioides isolate CCC68of chromosome 11, Ceug_1.0, whole genome shotgun sequence genome encodes:
- the LOC113752148 gene encoding probable leucine-rich repeat receptor-like protein kinase At1g35710, which gives rise to MVDSKQVGTPMCAFTKLDKDEQGVIPHGIGDLSKLEMLYLSENSLRDPLPQELSNISALREISIEGNGFSGILPSTLGVTLPNLQALYLGNNKSTGIILPTLSNASKLKSLDLSGNKFIGAIPDSLGNLRFLELLDLSGNKFTVSGDMSFFSFIGNCRYLRLLWLDENPLNGNLPVSIGNLSKSLEEIHMFHCGIGGEIPKSLGNLSNLDYVNLGSNGLTGSIPSSISSLLNIQRISFRDNKIQGPIPSTDQNESINESVIW